From the Nostoc sp. PCC 7107 genome, the window ATTTGGGTCAACCTCAAAAAGCCCTAGAATTTTATAGCCAAGCATTGCGAGTATTTCGTGCTGAAAAAAAACCTGATTTTATTGTTAATACCTTAATTGGCATTGGGGGCGTTTATTTTAATGCGGGAGACACAAAACAAGCACTACAAGCTTACAATCAAGCCCTGGTAATTCAACGTCAACAAAAAAATTTAGATGGACAAGCCGACATTTTGCAAATTATTGGGATTACCTATACTAATTTGGGTGAACCGCAAAAAGCCTTAGAGGCTTTTCAACAGTCCTTAGAAATTCAAAAGACGAGAAATAATCTGAGTAGACAAGCCGATGCACTCAACTATATCGGTGTACTTTATTTATCCATTGGTGATGAGCAAAAATCGCGGGAAGCTCTCAATCAATCACTAAAACTGCAACAACAAAGTCAAGATAATCTTTCAGGTATAGCTTTGGCATTTAACCTGAGTAAGCAAGCTGTGACGTTGACAGGCATTGCCGGGAGCTATTCTTTTAGTGAACCACAAAAATCTTTAGAATATTATAACCAAGCGCGATCGCTTTTACAAAAAGCAGGTAATCCCCACTCAGAAGCGGAACTATTAGGACAAGTGGCTTTAGTCTACGATAGGTTGGGTGAAAAACAAAAAGCCCTAGATGTTTTAAATGAAGCAATTGCATTGCAACGTTTTACAAAAAATCGGGCGCGGGAAGCTTTCACCCTCGATACCATTGGTGGGATTTATGCTTCATTAGGAGATTATCAAAAAGCTATTAATACTTACAACCAAGCCTTAAATATTGAACGCGAAGTGAAAGATGTTGCTGGGGAAGGCAATACACTGAAAAATATCGCTTCAGTTTATAGTTTACTTGGTGATCATAAAACGAGTATTGAAACTTATAATCAAGCCCTAGAAAAATTTAAAAATACAGGCAATCGTGATAAAGAAGCGCAAACTTTAGATAATATTGGCAGTGCCTATCGCGCTTTAGAAAATTATCCCCAAGCCTTAGAATATTACAACCAAGCGCAGCAGTTACGCCGAGAACAAGGAAATGTGATAGGCCAAGTCAGTGCCATCAGTGGTACTCTCCGAGTACACGAATCTTTAAAAGATTACCCCAAAGCCCTGGATGCAGCTAACCAAATTTTGGCATTAGCCAAGCAAACAAAAAATAGCTTTGCCGAAACCAGTGCTTATGGTTTCTTTGGGAGAGTTTATTTAGCTGCGGGTGATTATCAAAAAGCCTTAGATGCTTCGCAAAAAGCCGTGACTGGCTGGCAAAAATTAGGACAAAAAGATGGCGAAGCCAATGTTATTGGTAATTTAGCCAGAACTTACAACGCCTTAAAGCAACCAGAACAAGCGATCGCCACCTATAATCAAGAATTAAAATTGCGCCAGAGCATTGGCGATCGCACCGGAGAAGCAGACACCCTGTATTATATAGCTCAGACAGAACGCGATCGCGGCAATCTCATCACCGCCCGTACCCAAATAGAAAACACCATTAAAATTGTTGAAGATATCCGCACCAACGTTACCAGCCAAGACTTGCGGACATCTTACTTTGCATCTGTGCAGAAATATTACCAGTTTTACATCGACCTATTAATGCGGCTACATAAACAAGAACCAGCCAAAGGTTATGCTGCTTTAGCATTGCAAGTGAGCGAACGTGCTAGGGCGCGTAGTCTTTTAGACTTGCTCACCGAAGCCAACGCAGATATCCGCCAAGGCGTAAACCCCAAGCTACTGCAAACAGAACGCAACTTACAGCAACAACTTGATGCTAGAGAAAAACTCCGCATTCAACTTTTAAGCGGTAAATATACAGAAGCTCAGATCCAAAATTTAGATAAAGAAACCGCAGAACTTCTACAACAGTATCAACAAGTCCAGGCAGAAATTAAAAATAGTAGTCCACGTTACGCTGCCCTAACCCAACCACAACCTTTATCATTAAAGCAAATTCAGCAGCAAGTCTTAGATGATAATACCTTGCTCCTCGAATACTCCTTGGGAGAAGAACGCAGTTATCTTTGGGCTGTCAGCAACAAGAACATCACCAGTTACGAACTACCTAAAAGCGCCGAAATCAAAACCGCCGTCCAGAAATTCCGCGATGCTTTAACCGCCCCATCCCAAAGAACCAGTATTGCCAGAAGCAGCACAGCAGCGCAAGAATTGTCACAAATGATCCTTACACCAGTCGCCCAGCAACTCGGAAAAAAACGCTTAGTCGTCGTTAGTGATGGCGCTTTACAGTATGTACCCATCACTGCATTAGCTGTACCCAATAGCCAAACCTATCAACCATTAGTCACAACCAACGAAATTATCTCCCTTCCCTCAGCCTCAACTATCGCCCTGCTGCGTCAGGAAGTCAAAGGGCGCAAAAAAGCACCTAAAACCGTAGCTGTACTGGCAGATCCCGTGTTTTCTGCCCAAGATGAACGCCTCAAAGGCCAAGCAGCAAATCGGCCATCCATCACTCCAGACTTGAATCTCTTTGACCAGCAACAATTATCGCGTTCCGCCAGAGAAGCAGACATTGACTTTGAACGACTGCGTTTTACCCGCAAAGAAGCCGAGGAAATTCTCTCTTTAGTATCCAATAAAGAACGACGTAAGCAAGCCTTAGACTTTACCGCTAGTCGAGATGTTGCCACCAGTCCAGAGTTAAGTCAATATCAAATTATTCATTTTGCCACTCACGGCATTTTAAATAGCACCAATCCAGAATTATCTGGGGTCGTGCTGTCGCTGTTTGATAATAAAGGAACACCCCAAAACGGCTTTTTGCGCCTCCACGATATTTTTAACCTGAATTTGCCAGCAGAATTAATAGTTCTTAGTGCTTGTCAAACAGGCTTAGGAGAAGAAGTCAAGGGAGAAGGATTA encodes:
- a CDS encoding tetratricopeptide repeat protein, with product MTKKHLLALAHRTLVIFVTMLMSSELMITAARANHLYIAQQPQNTTPERQRAATQAKQLLQEAQQLYEQGTATGRQAAIAKYEEALKIWQQIGDRSYEATTLLAIGTLYYTQNDNQKALGYFQRGLNIRREQKDRFGEAVMLNSVANAYANLGQPQKALEFYSQALRVFRAEKKPDFIVNTLIGIGGVYFNAGDTKQALQAYNQALVIQRQQKNLDGQADILQIIGITYTNLGEPQKALEAFQQSLEIQKTRNNLSRQADALNYIGVLYLSIGDEQKSREALNQSLKLQQQSQDNLSGIALAFNLSKQAVTLTGIAGSYSFSEPQKSLEYYNQARSLLQKAGNPHSEAELLGQVALVYDRLGEKQKALDVLNEAIALQRFTKNRAREAFTLDTIGGIYASLGDYQKAINTYNQALNIEREVKDVAGEGNTLKNIASVYSLLGDHKTSIETYNQALEKFKNTGNRDKEAQTLDNIGSAYRALENYPQALEYYNQAQQLRREQGNVIGQVSAISGTLRVHESLKDYPKALDAANQILALAKQTKNSFAETSAYGFFGRVYLAAGDYQKALDASQKAVTGWQKLGQKDGEANVIGNLARTYNALKQPEQAIATYNQELKLRQSIGDRTGEADTLYYIAQTERDRGNLITARTQIENTIKIVEDIRTNVTSQDLRTSYFASVQKYYQFYIDLLMRLHKQEPAKGYAALALQVSERARARSLLDLLTEANADIRQGVNPKLLQTERNLQQQLDAREKLRIQLLSGKYTEAQIQNLDKETAELLQQYQQVQAEIKNSSPRYAALTQPQPLSLKQIQQQVLDDNTLLLEYSLGEERSYLWAVSNKNITSYELPKSAEIKTAVQKFRDALTAPSQRTSIARSSTAAQELSQMILTPVAQQLGKKRLVVVSDGALQYVPITALAVPNSQTYQPLVTTNEIISLPSASTIALLRQEVKGRKKAPKTVAVLADPVFSAQDERLKGQAANRPSITPDLNLFDQQQLSRSAREADIDFERLRFTRKEAEEILSLVSNKERRKQALDFTASRDVATSPELSQYQIIHFATHGILNSTNPELSGVVLSLFDNKGTPQNGFLRLHDIFNLNLPAELIVLSACQTGLGEEVKGEGLVGLTRGFMYAGSQRVVVSLWSVDDEATSELMKLFYANMLRKNLKPAAALRAAQIEMSRNPNYAAPYYWAAFTLQGEWK